One genomic segment of Scophthalmus maximus strain ysfricsl-2021 chromosome 3, ASM2237912v1, whole genome shotgun sequence includes these proteins:
- the otud5a gene encoding OTU domain-containing protein 5-A isoform X1: MTILPKKKPSSGVGVSDHADDSDRRSSSDPHQHPHPHSGRTGARPRASPPPWSYQPAPPSARDDRRSIEASSRPQQASPPPVGSVSPVGPGDGRDSSGGMLAGSRGELVVSAGVVGCGGGIGSCCSGPGLSKRRRQAGTCSGGVAAALAGGGQPGVTGPGGVGSSQDTEEGAGNNSEDEYENAARLQSMDPATVEQILVGEPEPGSWTGLVETAESSRRVTEQKQEHWFEKGLGEKKGFVIKKMKEDGACLFRAVADQVYGDQDMHEVVRKHCMDYLMKNADYFSNYVTEDFTTYINRKRKNNCHGNHIEMQAMAEMYNRPVEVYQDSTEPINTFHGIHQNNDEPIRVSYHRNIHYNSVVNPNKATIGVGLGLPAFKPGYADQSLMKSAIKTSEESWIEQQMLEDKKRATDWEATNEAIEEQVARESYLQWLQDQEKQARQPRKASATCSSATAAASSGLDDWSARSPRQRDSDPSHSDLTTTSSTNNKPPSPAGAALILSKPPSPCAPGPSNQSRHHLEYRAIMQEMSPTAFGLTDWEDDEILASVLAVSQQEYLDSIKHQSTAMHREREPSPDSS, from the exons ATGACGATTCTCCCCAAGAAGAAGCCCAGCTCCGGGGTCGGTGTCTCGGACCACGCCGATGACAGTGACCGTCGGAGCAGCTCCGACCCGCACCAGCACCCTCACCCGCACTCGGGGCGGACTGGAGCGCGGCCGAGGGCTTCGCCTCCGCCGTGGTCCTACCAGCCCGCTCCGCCCTCCGCTAGGGACGACAGGCGGAGCATCGAGGCTAGCTCCCGTCCGCAGCAGGCCTCTCCGCCGCCCGTCGGCTCCGTGTCCCCCGTGGGGCCCGGGGACGGGCGGGACAGCAGCGGCGGGATGCTGGCCGGGTCCCGCGGGGAGCTCGTCGTGTCGGCCGGCGTCGTCGGATGCGGCGGGGGCATCGGCAGCTGCTGCTCCGGGCCCGGACTGAGCAAAAGACGGCGGCAGGCAGGCACCTGCTCCGGCGGTGTGGCGGCAGCTCTGGCCGGCGGAGGCCAACCCGGGGTGACCGGACCGGGAGGAGTGGGGTCCAGCCAGGACACGGAGGAAGGAGCCGGGAACAACAGCGAGGACGAGTACGAGAACGCCGCCCGGCTGCAGTCCATGGACCCGGCTACCGTGGAGCAG ATCCTGGTCGGAGAACCTGAACCTGGTTCCTGGACCGGTCTGGTAGAAACAGCTGAGTCATCAAGACGAGTAACAGAACAAAAG caggaGCACTGGTTTGAAAAAGGTCTGGGGGAGAAGAAAGGCTTTGTCATCAAGAAGATGAAGGAAGATGGAGCATGTCTGTTCAGAGCCGTgg ctgATCAGGTGTATGGAGATCAAGACATGCATGAAGTAGTCAGGAAACACTGTATGGATTACCTG ATGAAGAACGCTGACTATTTCTCTAACTACGTGACAGAGGACTTCACCACATACatcaacaggaagaggaaaaacaattgccatggtaaccacaTTGAAATGCAAGCCATGGCTGAGATGTATAACAGACCGGTGGAGGTGTACCAGGACAGCACAG AGCCAATCAACACGTTCCATGGCATCCACCAGAACAATGACGAGCCAATCAGAGTGAGCTACCACCGCAACATCCACTACAACTCTGTGGTAAACCCCAACAAGGCCACAATTGGGGTCGGACTGGGACTGCCCGCCTTCAAACCAGGG taCGCAGATCAGTCTCTGATGAAATCTGCTATCAAGACGTCGGAAGAGTCGTGGATCGAGCAGCAGATGTTAGAGGACAAGAAGAGGGCGACGGACTGGGAGGCCACTAACGAGGCCATTGAGGAGCAGGTTGCCCGGGAATCCTACCTGCAGTGGCTGCAGGACCAGGAGAAACAGGCCAGACAG cccCGTAAGGCCAGTGCCACCTGCAGCTCGGCCACGGCAGCAGCTTCCAGCGGACTAGATGACTGGAGTGCCCGGTCGCCACGGCAACGGGACTCTGACCCCTCCCACTCTGACCTCACGACCACTTCGTCGACCAACAacaaacccccctcccctgctggagctgcaCTCATCCTGAGCAAACCCCCCTCTCCCTGCGCGCCAG GTCCCAGTAATCAGAGTCGTCATCATCTGGAGTACAGAGCCATCATGCAGGAGATGTCACCTACAGCGTTTG
- the otud5a gene encoding OTU domain-containing protein 5-A isoform X2 codes for MTILPKKKPSSGVGVSDHADDSDRRSSSDPHQHPHPHSGRTGARPRASPPPWSYQPAPPSARDDRRSIEASSRPQQASPPPVGSVSPVGPGDGRDSSGGMLAGSRGELVVSAGVVGCGGGIGSCCSGPGLSKRRRQAGTCSGGVAAALAGGGQPGVTGPGGVGSSQDTEEGAGNNSEDEYENAARLQSMDPATVEQQEHWFEKGLGEKKGFVIKKMKEDGACLFRAVADQVYGDQDMHEVVRKHCMDYLMKNADYFSNYVTEDFTTYINRKRKNNCHGNHIEMQAMAEMYNRPVEVYQDSTGESDCPILTCTSVAISQSHLTHILSATEPINTFHGIHQNNDEPIRVSYHRNIHYNSVVNPNKATIGVGLGLPAFKPGYADQSLMKSAIKTSEESWIEQQMLEDKKRATDWEATNEAIEEQVARESYLQWLQDQEKQARQPRKASATCSSATAAASSGLDDWSARSPRQRDSDPSHSDLTTTSSTNNKPPSPAGAALILSKPPSPCAPGPSNQSRHHLEYRAIMQEMSPTAFGLTDWEDDEILASVLAVSQQEYLDSIKHQSTAMHREREPSPDSS; via the exons ATGACGATTCTCCCCAAGAAGAAGCCCAGCTCCGGGGTCGGTGTCTCGGACCACGCCGATGACAGTGACCGTCGGAGCAGCTCCGACCCGCACCAGCACCCTCACCCGCACTCGGGGCGGACTGGAGCGCGGCCGAGGGCTTCGCCTCCGCCGTGGTCCTACCAGCCCGCTCCGCCCTCCGCTAGGGACGACAGGCGGAGCATCGAGGCTAGCTCCCGTCCGCAGCAGGCCTCTCCGCCGCCCGTCGGCTCCGTGTCCCCCGTGGGGCCCGGGGACGGGCGGGACAGCAGCGGCGGGATGCTGGCCGGGTCCCGCGGGGAGCTCGTCGTGTCGGCCGGCGTCGTCGGATGCGGCGGGGGCATCGGCAGCTGCTGCTCCGGGCCCGGACTGAGCAAAAGACGGCGGCAGGCAGGCACCTGCTCCGGCGGTGTGGCGGCAGCTCTGGCCGGCGGAGGCCAACCCGGGGTGACCGGACCGGGAGGAGTGGGGTCCAGCCAGGACACGGAGGAAGGAGCCGGGAACAACAGCGAGGACGAGTACGAGAACGCCGCCCGGCTGCAGTCCATGGACCCGGCTACCGTGGAGCAG caggaGCACTGGTTTGAAAAAGGTCTGGGGGAGAAGAAAGGCTTTGTCATCAAGAAGATGAAGGAAGATGGAGCATGTCTGTTCAGAGCCGTgg ctgATCAGGTGTATGGAGATCAAGACATGCATGAAGTAGTCAGGAAACACTGTATGGATTACCTG ATGAAGAACGCTGACTATTTCTCTAACTACGTGACAGAGGACTTCACCACATACatcaacaggaagaggaaaaacaattgccatggtaaccacaTTGAAATGCAAGCCATGGCTGAGATGTATAACAGACCGGTGGAGGTGTACCAGGACAGCACAGGTGAGTCTGATTGTCCAATACTGACCTGCACATCTGTTGCCATCAGCCAATCACACCTGACCCACATCCTTTCTGCCACAGAGCCAATCAACACGTTCCATGGCATCCACCAGAACAATGACGAGCCAATCAGAGTGAGCTACCACCGCAACATCCACTACAACTCTGTGGTAAACCCCAACAAGGCCACAATTGGGGTCGGACTGGGACTGCCCGCCTTCAAACCAGGG taCGCAGATCAGTCTCTGATGAAATCTGCTATCAAGACGTCGGAAGAGTCGTGGATCGAGCAGCAGATGTTAGAGGACAAGAAGAGGGCGACGGACTGGGAGGCCACTAACGAGGCCATTGAGGAGCAGGTTGCCCGGGAATCCTACCTGCAGTGGCTGCAGGACCAGGAGAAACAGGCCAGACAG cccCGTAAGGCCAGTGCCACCTGCAGCTCGGCCACGGCAGCAGCTTCCAGCGGACTAGATGACTGGAGTGCCCGGTCGCCACGGCAACGGGACTCTGACCCCTCCCACTCTGACCTCACGACCACTTCGTCGACCAACAacaaacccccctcccctgctggagctgcaCTCATCCTGAGCAAACCCCCCTCTCCCTGCGCGCCAG GTCCCAGTAATCAGAGTCGTCATCATCTGGAGTACAGAGCCATCATGCAGGAGATGTCACCTACAGCGTTTG
- the otud5a gene encoding OTU domain-containing protein 5-A isoform X3, translated as MTILPKKKPSSGVGVSDHADDSDRRSSSDPHQHPHPHSGRTGARPRASPPPWSYQPAPPSARDDRRSIEASSRPQQASPPPVGSVSPVGPGDGRDSSGGMLAGSRGELVVSAGVVGCGGGIGSCCSGPGLSKRRRQAGTCSGGVAAALAGGGQPGVTGPGGVGSSQDTEEGAGNNSEDEYENAARLQSMDPATVEQQEHWFEKGLGEKKGFVIKKMKEDGACLFRAVADQVYGDQDMHEVVRKHCMDYLMKNADYFSNYVTEDFTTYINRKRKNNCHGNHIEMQAMAEMYNRPVEVYQDSTEPINTFHGIHQNNDEPIRVSYHRNIHYNSVVNPNKATIGVGLGLPAFKPGYADQSLMKSAIKTSEESWIEQQMLEDKKRATDWEATNEAIEEQVARESYLQWLQDQEKQARQPRKASATCSSATAAASSGLDDWSARSPRQRDSDPSHSDLTTTSSTNNKPPSPAGAALILSKPPSPCAPGPSNQSRHHLEYRAIMQEMSPTAFGLTDWEDDEILASVLAVSQQEYLDSIKHQSTAMHREREPSPDSS; from the exons ATGACGATTCTCCCCAAGAAGAAGCCCAGCTCCGGGGTCGGTGTCTCGGACCACGCCGATGACAGTGACCGTCGGAGCAGCTCCGACCCGCACCAGCACCCTCACCCGCACTCGGGGCGGACTGGAGCGCGGCCGAGGGCTTCGCCTCCGCCGTGGTCCTACCAGCCCGCTCCGCCCTCCGCTAGGGACGACAGGCGGAGCATCGAGGCTAGCTCCCGTCCGCAGCAGGCCTCTCCGCCGCCCGTCGGCTCCGTGTCCCCCGTGGGGCCCGGGGACGGGCGGGACAGCAGCGGCGGGATGCTGGCCGGGTCCCGCGGGGAGCTCGTCGTGTCGGCCGGCGTCGTCGGATGCGGCGGGGGCATCGGCAGCTGCTGCTCCGGGCCCGGACTGAGCAAAAGACGGCGGCAGGCAGGCACCTGCTCCGGCGGTGTGGCGGCAGCTCTGGCCGGCGGAGGCCAACCCGGGGTGACCGGACCGGGAGGAGTGGGGTCCAGCCAGGACACGGAGGAAGGAGCCGGGAACAACAGCGAGGACGAGTACGAGAACGCCGCCCGGCTGCAGTCCATGGACCCGGCTACCGTGGAGCAG caggaGCACTGGTTTGAAAAAGGTCTGGGGGAGAAGAAAGGCTTTGTCATCAAGAAGATGAAGGAAGATGGAGCATGTCTGTTCAGAGCCGTgg ctgATCAGGTGTATGGAGATCAAGACATGCATGAAGTAGTCAGGAAACACTGTATGGATTACCTG ATGAAGAACGCTGACTATTTCTCTAACTACGTGACAGAGGACTTCACCACATACatcaacaggaagaggaaaaacaattgccatggtaaccacaTTGAAATGCAAGCCATGGCTGAGATGTATAACAGACCGGTGGAGGTGTACCAGGACAGCACAG AGCCAATCAACACGTTCCATGGCATCCACCAGAACAATGACGAGCCAATCAGAGTGAGCTACCACCGCAACATCCACTACAACTCTGTGGTAAACCCCAACAAGGCCACAATTGGGGTCGGACTGGGACTGCCCGCCTTCAAACCAGGG taCGCAGATCAGTCTCTGATGAAATCTGCTATCAAGACGTCGGAAGAGTCGTGGATCGAGCAGCAGATGTTAGAGGACAAGAAGAGGGCGACGGACTGGGAGGCCACTAACGAGGCCATTGAGGAGCAGGTTGCCCGGGAATCCTACCTGCAGTGGCTGCAGGACCAGGAGAAACAGGCCAGACAG cccCGTAAGGCCAGTGCCACCTGCAGCTCGGCCACGGCAGCAGCTTCCAGCGGACTAGATGACTGGAGTGCCCGGTCGCCACGGCAACGGGACTCTGACCCCTCCCACTCTGACCTCACGACCACTTCGTCGACCAACAacaaacccccctcccctgctggagctgcaCTCATCCTGAGCAAACCCCCCTCTCCCTGCGCGCCAG GTCCCAGTAATCAGAGTCGTCATCATCTGGAGTACAGAGCCATCATGCAGGAGATGTCACCTACAGCGTTTG
- the si:ch211-180f4.1 gene encoding leucine-rich repeat neuronal protein 1, giving the protein MGPAVLLMFLLCLMTSSLCAELDGDSQDGAVLCPLQCVCETRPWYTPQSVYHQARTVDCNELHLQRVPVNISSDTQVLLLQSNNISSITTELQRLTNLTELDLSQNHFTQVSSMGLCSLDRLVTLYLEENHIEELVDYSLRNLSSLEELYINHNHISSIGPKAFAGLTNLLRLHLNSNRLVAIDSRWFESLPSLEILMIGENPILGLEEKNFLPLSRLHSLVLAGMGLASVPSAAFLGLDYLESLSFYDNHLRSVPRDALSVLPNLKFLDLNRNPISRVQQGDFQNLQHLEELSLNNMDELLMVERAAFQNLPEIAKLELCNNPRLSYIDSQAFSDLLSLRTLLLHNNQLSLLSGDLLSSLPSLEELSVHSNPLRCDCLSSWGPHLGNQTHLRLLDSSITLCSSPPHLIGRELQEVVAVGWGGGGANSCLPHISPHSFPPTMNVSSVQPITLECWADADPAPQFYWVTPTGDKVSSEAVAAPIISEEGRGLSEKKKKKKKHRMSDPGALVIEHAEPSDAGVYTCVAWNAEGVDTKSVSVFVDSQGFGGWWSRGGTRRDGDASREQSWLGNSSAASLVVLAKVVHAQSVVLEWRLYPSGGTLSVGQNQQDVPLPLPRWTSATVHIDNPQISYTAKVPVDVQEYNLTHLLPATQYHVCLTVSSSPSTSSSPGSSPDPISPSASPSSPVHTSCLNITTKEAGFSVELVASRRSSVALAAVMGSMFALSIMALLMVYMGRRIQQHKSCGHSLKKYMQHATSIPLNELYPPLITLWESEAEKDKDDKEEEERRAGEREEEAGGSQIDTTKTYMW; this is encoded by the exons ATGGGACCTGCAGTCCTCCTCatgttcctcctctgcctcatgacatcatcactgtgtGCTGAACTGGACGGGGACAGCCAAG ACGGTGCCGTGCTGTGccctctgcagtgtgtgtgtgagacgcgGCCCTGGTACACCCCACAGTCTGTGTATCACCAGGCCCGGACGGTCGACTGTAATGAACTCCATCTGCAGAGAGTACCAGTCAACATCTCATCTGACACACAG gtgctgctgctgcagagtaacaacatctcctccatcaccactgAACTGCAGAGACTGACCAACCTGACAGAGCTCGACCTATCACAGAACCATttcacacag GTGAGCTCAATGGGTCTCTGCTCACTGGACCGGCTGGTAACTCTGTACCTGGAGGAGAATCACATTGAGGAGTTGGTGGACTACAGTCTAAGGAACCTGTCCAGTCTGGAGGAGCTCTACATCAACCACAACCACATCTCCTCCATCGGACCCAAAGCCTTCGCCGGCCTCACCAACCTGCTGCG GCTCCACCTGAACTCCAACCGGCTGGTGGCCATTGACAGTCGCTGGTTTGAATCCCTGCCGTCGCTGGAGATCCTGATGATCGGGGAGAACCCTATCCTGGGTCTGGAGGAGAAGAATTTTCTGCCTCTGTCCCGCCTCCACAGCCTGGTGCTAGCTGGGATGGGCCTGGCCTCTGTCCCCTCTGCCGCCTTTCTGGGCCTCGACTACCTGGAGAGCCTATCCTTCTACGACAACCATCTCAG GTCTGTTCCCCGGGACGCTTTGAGCGTTCTCCCTAACCTGAAGTTCCTGGACCTGAACAGGAACCCAATCAGCCGAGTCCAGCAGGGAGATTTCCAGAACCTTCAGCACCTGGAGGAGCTCAG TCTGAACAACATGGATGAGCTGCTGATGGTGGAGCGAGCAGCTTTCCAGAACCTTCCAGAAATTGCCAAACTGGAGCTCTGCAACAACCCACGCCTGTCCTACATCGACTCACAGGCCTTCAG TGACCTTTTGTCCCTCCGGACTCTCCTTCTCCACAACAACCAGCTCAGCCTCCTCTCCGGagacctcctctcctccctcccctccttggAGGAGTTGTCCGTTCACTCTAACCCGCTGCGATGtgactgtctctcctcctgggGGCCTCATCTCGGCAACCAAACACATCTCAGGCTGCTGGATTCTTCCATtaccctctgctcctccccacctcacctgATAGGTCGGGAGCTGCAGGAGGTGGTGGCGGTCgggtggggtgggggcggggccaaCAGCTGTCTGCCTCACATCTCTCCTCATTCCTTCCCACCGACCATGAACGTCAGCAGTGTGCAGCCAATCACACTGGAGTGCTGGGCAGATGCTGACCCTGCCCCCCAGTTCTACTGGGTAACACCCACTGGAGACAAG GTGAGCTCAGAGGCGGTGGCTGCACCAATCATATCAGAGGAGGGGCGTGGCTtgagtgaaaagaagaaaaagaagaagaagcatcgCATGTCGGACCCCGGGGCGCTGGTGATCGAACACGCAGAGCCGTCAGACGCAG GTGTGTACACCTGTGTAGCATGGAACGCGGAGGGAGTAGACACAAAGAGCGTCTCGGTGTTTGTGGACTCTCAGGGGTTTGGGGGATGGTGGTCCCGCGGGGGGACCCGACGGGATGGTGATGCCAGCAGAGAGCAGTCGTGGCTGGGGAACTCGTCTGCAGCTTCTCTGGTGGTGCTGGCAAAG GTGGTTCATGCCCAGTCGGTTGTGTTGGAGTGGAGGTTGTATCCCAGTGGAGGAACTTTGTCTGTGGGTCAGAACCAGCAGGACGTCCCCCTACCTCTGCCCCGATGGACCAGCGCCACCGTGCACATCGACAACCCTCAGATCAGCTACACTGCCAAG gTCCCAGTTGACGTTCAAGAGTATAACCTGACACACCTCCTTCCTGCCACACAGTACCACGTCTGCCtcactgtctcctcctctccttcgacctcctcctctcccggcTCCTCCCCCGACCCCATCTCTCCgtccgcctccccctcctctcccgtcCACACCTCCTGTCTGAACATCACTACCAAGGAGGCAGGCTTCTCTGTGGAGCTGGTGGCGTCGCGGCGCAGCAGTGTGGCGCTTGCAGCCGTCATGGGCTCCATGTTCGCTCTGTCCATCATGGCGCTGCTGATGGTCTACATGGGACGCCGAATACAGCAGCACAAGTCCTGTGGCCACTCGCTCAAGAAGTACATGCAGCACGCCACGTCCATCCCTCTGAATGAGCTTTACCCACCACTCATCACGCTGTGGGAGAGCGAGGCAGAGAAGGACAAAGacgacaaggaggaggaggagaggagggcgggagagagggaggaggaggcaggggggaGTCAGATCGACACGACGAAGACGTACATGTGGTAG